AGGCCCCGGTGCCGCGCCGCCGGACTCCACCTGGATCGTGTACGCGCCGGTGGAGCCCCCCGCCAGCGAGTTGGCGCGGATCACCAGCACCCCGCCGGCGGGGACGGCCACGCTCACCCGCGAGTCGGTGCCGCCCGCGCCGTCGTCATCCGTGTCGCTGGAAGCGAAGCTGTCGCCGTTCATCGCCCCGACGGCCAGGTAGGTGTCGAAGGCGCTGGACCGCAGCGTCACCGTCACCTGCTCGCCCGCGCGGCCGCGGTAGACGTACTGGTCGTAGTACGAGCCGTCGTCGAGCTTGGGATCGGACTCGGCGAGGCTGCCGGAGACCGTCTGCCCGGCGCGGATGGCCGTGCCGGGCTGTGCCGCGAGGGCGGCGGGAAGGCTGCAGAGCACGGCCGCGCCCAGCAGGGCGCGCCGCGTGGCGGAGGTGGCGAATCGCATCGTCTTACCGGACCTGGGGTGGGGGGGTGCACGGGCGGGGAACTGCGGGGCGGCGTGGGATCGCCGTCCTGCCCACAAAATGAAGGCGCGCGCGGAGTTTAGCCAGCCTTTCGTTTGTCGCCCGCTTTGGAGCCGCAAGCTCATTCCACCGTGCTTCGATGCCGGGAACGGCGCCGGTCGGGCGGCGGCGCCTCGCGCGCGAGGTTGGCGGCGGGGCGGGAGCGGCGGTATCTTGTGGAGAGCTCCGCCCGCGCCGCACGACGGCGCCGCACCACGAACGAGACGCGCTACGCAATGGCAACGCAATCCTCCCGACTCGTCGCCGTACCCACCGGCGCCTCGCACTCCGTGGAAGAAGAGGGGCGCAACCCCGGCGTGCCGCTGGACCTGGACTGGGTCAGCTCGGTGCGGGTGAACCGCAGCGCGGTGGAGCGGCGCGCATCCACGCTACCGGGGCGGCGCACCGTCAAGAAGCAGTGGCAGGCGGCGTGGCTCCTGCGCGCCATCACCCTGATGGACCTCACCACCCTCTCGGGCGACGACACGCCGGGGACGGTGCGGCGCCTGTGCGCAAAGGCCCGCCAGCCGCTGCGCCCCGACCTGCTGGGCGCGCTCGGCGCGGAGGAGCTCACCATCCGCTGCGGCGCCGTGTGCGTCTACCACCGCTTCGTGTCGACGGCGGTGGAGGCGCTGAGCGGCTCGGGGATCCCGGTGGCGGCGGTCTCCACCGGCTTTCCGGCGGGGCTCTCGCCCTTCAAGCAGCGCGTGGAGGAGATCCACGCCTCGGTGGGCGACGGGGCGGAGGAGATCGACATCGTCATCACCCGCGAGCACGTGCTCACCGGGAACTGGCAGGCGCTGTACGACGAGGTGAAGGCGTTCCGCGAAGCGTGCGGCCCCGCCCACCTCAAGGCGATCCTGGCCACCGGCGAGCTGGCGACGCTGCGCAACGTGGCACGCGCATCGGTGGTGGCGATGATGGCGGGCGCGGACTTCATCAAGACCTCCACCGGCAAGGAGTCGCGCAACGCGGAGCTCCCGGTGGGGCTGGTGATGGCGCGCTGCATCCGCGAGTACCGCGACCGCACGGGGCACGAAGTGGGCTTCAAGCCGGCCGGCGGCATCAAGACGGCCAAGCAGTCGCTGGACTGGCTGATGATGATGAAGGAGGAGCTGGGCCGCCGCTGGCTGGAGGCGGACCGCTTCCGCTTCGGCGCCTCGTCGCTCCTCAACGACATCGAGCGGCAGCTGGAGCACCACGTCACCGGCCGCTACTCCGCCTCGCACCGCCACCCGATGGCGTGACCGGGCACCGCCGCGGTCCGCCCTGGGCCGCGGCGATGTTCCCAAACGGGAACCGGACCCCCACTTCCGGCCCGCCGGGGGCGTTTGTATCTTCTTGGCACACCATCCTTTCGCGCCCGCTCCCCGCGGGCGCTTTCGCGTCCAACTCCCCGATCCACGCGATGAACAAGCTGATTTCCGCCGCCCTCCTTGCCGGCGTCCTCGCCGCACCCGCCCACGCGCAGAACGCGATCGAGGGCCTCAACCCCGCCGAATTTTCGGAGCTGAAGTGGGGCGCCACCGCTCCGCAGGTCGCGGCCCACTGGCGTGAGCAGCCCCTGGCCGTGAAGCGCGAGAACGGCGTCACGCGTCTGAGCTTCCTCCCCTGGATGGGGATGGAAACGTGGACGGTGGCGGTGCACGACCAGCACGGGTTCGTGCAGGTGGAGGCGTTGTCCGCCGCGAACGTGACCGGCGCGGCCTGCGAGCTCCAGTTCCGGCAGTTCCTCTCGCAGTTCCAGCGCTCCTACCCGCGGCTCACCCCCTCCATCACCGAACGCAACGACGCCGGCACGGGGCTGTGCGAGGCGGTGCGCGCCGGCCGCGGCGAGGCACGCTATCGCTGGACGGACGCCGCGGGCACCGAGATCGTGGTGGAGGTGAACCGCGAGGGCCGCGTCGCCTTCCAGTCGCACACCCGTCCCTATCGCAACTGGCTGGCGGCCTCCGCCGCGCCCGCTTCGGCACCCGCGGCCGCTCCACGCTCGGCGATGCCGCAGCGGCTGGGTCTGACGGCGGCGGCCTTCCGCGCCATCCGTCCCGGGATGTCGCTGGAAGAGGTGAACGCGCTCGTAGGCTTCGCGGGCACGCAGACGTCGAGCACGGACATCGGCGGGCACCGCTCCGCCGGCTACAAGTGGCAGCGCGGCGCCGAGTTCATGATCGTCACCTTCATGGACGGCCGCGCGCTGCAGACGCTGCAGGCGGGGCTCGACAGCCAGTCCGCCTCCGCCCGCACCGCCACCCTGGCGAAGTACAACCAGGTGCAGGTAGGGATGACGCACGAAGAGGTGGCGCGCATCATGGGCGGACCGGGCAACTTCACCGGCTTCGTAGACATCATGGGGACGATGAGCGAGGGGTATAGCTGGAAGGGCGCTTCGCTGGGGACGGTGATGACCGCCAGCTTCCGCGACGGCCGCCTGACCACCCGCATGCAGATGGGGCTCCGCTGACCGACCGGGGGGCGGGCCGCCCGGCCCGCCCCCGTTCTTCTCCCTCCCGAGGGATCTCCCATGTCCGAAGCGACCCTCCCCACCCAGGCCGCCGCCGAGCCGCTCCCCGCGGCCGAAGCGGCGCCCGCCGTCTGCGCCAACTGCGAAGCGGCCCTCGCGGGCGAGTTCTGCGCGCGCTGCGGACAGCGCGCCTGGCAGGGGAGGTTCACGCTGCGCGCCGTGTTCTCGCAGCAGGTGACGGAGGCACTGGACCTGAACCGGGGGCTCCTCTTCACCTTCGTGGAGCTCTTTCGCCGCCCCGGCCACATGGTGCGCGAGTACGTGCGCGGCCACACGGTGGGCTACGCCAACCCGGTGAAGTACTTCCTGATCATGGGCGCGCTCACCACGTTCGTCTACGTGAAGACGGGTCTCGCCGGCCAGATGGCCGATGAGATGGCGCAGGGGATGACCACCAGCACGAACGGACGGCTCTCTCCCCGCGCGGGGGCGCTGATGGAGATGATCTCGTCGTACTTCACCCTGCTGCTGGCGTTCACCCTCCCCACCGCCGCGGCCGCGACGCGGTGGGTCTTCCGGCGCGCGG
This genomic window from Longimicrobium sp. contains:
- the deoC gene encoding deoxyribose-phosphate aldolase, with product MATQSSRLVAVPTGASHSVEEEGRNPGVPLDLDWVSSVRVNRSAVERRASTLPGRRTVKKQWQAAWLLRAITLMDLTTLSGDDTPGTVRRLCAKARQPLRPDLLGALGAEELTIRCGAVCVYHRFVSTAVEALSGSGIPVAAVSTGFPAGLSPFKQRVEEIHASVGDGAEEIDIVITREHVLTGNWQALYDEVKAFREACGPAHLKAILATGELATLRNVARASVVAMMAGADFIKTSTGKESRNAELPVGLVMARCIREYRDRTGHEVGFKPAGGIKTAKQSLDWLMMMKEELGRRWLEADRFRFGASSLLNDIERQLEHHVTGRYSASHRHPMA
- a CDS encoding DUF3667 domain-containing protein — encoded protein: MSEATLPTQAAAEPLPAAEAAPAVCANCEAALAGEFCARCGQRAWQGRFTLRAVFSQQVTEALDLNRGLLFTFVELFRRPGHMVREYVRGHTVGYANPVKYFLIMGALTTFVYVKTGLAGQMADEMAQGMTTSTNGRLSPRAGALMEMISSYFTLLLAFTLPTAAAATRWVFRRAGYNYAEHLIFNTYTGAQQCVLMIAALLLGAAAGADPQASLNWSVPVVVAYYVWAAAQFAGGPRVPALLRGILAIILSYAAFFLLVGIAGILVGVLVAVLLR